Genomic segment of Gloeocapsa sp. PCC 7428:
CTACTCAGCGGTGGATTGCGGATTACAGTTGGTAGCCCTGAGGAAAACTCCCGTACCCTCGCACGTTTAGAAGCTGCTGTAAAAAGCTGGGAAGCTCTCAGCTAGAGGCAAATATTTTAACACTTTTAGTTTATTCCTCTAAAATGCGTGCCGCACTCCGGACAATATTTGCGGTTTGCGGTAGCACGCCAACTAATCGCGCAAAGGCTTCATCAGGTATTTGCGATACCGTTTGAGAATCAAAATACTGCTCAAATTGTTCTAGAATCTTGTGGACGCGCTGCTGGGGTTGCGATTTTTCTGTAATTTGTTTGATCAAGCGAATCCACTGTCGCCTAATCAAATAAGCTTTTTGGCGTTCTTCATGCGATTCTGGCGTAAGTAAGGAAAGATTTCCTACGGGTAAAGCCCAGTCACAATCGCGATCGTAAAAGCTACCTACTGCTGCACCAGGTCCTGCAAACTCCGCATGGAAACCCTTATAGAGGATTAAACCATTACGACGACGACTATTTACCACCAGCACTTGCCCACTACGCAGTAGTTTGAGAATTTCTGAGGCACTGTGGTCAGTACTATCGTTTCTACTATTACACTGGTCACGGCAGCCTGAGAAATGAATAGTATTGTCCACAGGTAAGCAAGCTAATGCTATAGGAGGTTGGTAGCGCTGCTGATTTTCGCTATCCATCTGGTTGCCTAAATATAGGTTTCTTGTATTTTGCACGCTAATAGTTATTACGGAAGAAGACAGAATATCGGCTTCCTAAAAACAGATGATTATGACTGGATGACTAAAAGCAGGCTTAATGTTAATTCACTGCTTATTCTATTCTAAACAATTGTTGACTACATCCGAGGAAGGTCGTATAACCTTAAAGTCTTAATGAAGTTTGACAGGACTCTCGTAAATTTTCTGTAAAGCTGCGCCAGTAAGACCTGAACAATACTTTTCCAGAACAGTATCTCACAGTAAATAGTGTAGTTTTACTTATTAAAAATCGCAGTACTATTTTAGGTGACAGCACAAAATTAGCTCACCGAAATGTAAGAAAATAGTGACATAAGCAATTTATAAAAGTGATGCGATCGCTAATTGAATCACAATAAAGTCATTTCGCGTTAGCGCATACAGCCAGCCTCAAGCTGTTTGTGTAGCAAAATTTGGCGCGGTCGTCCGAGTAGCCAAGTACTCCAGTTAAAATCAACTTGCTCCAATTGATAGCCTAACTTACAGTACAATTGACGAGCTTGATGATTATTTTCTAATACGTGTAGATAGAGATCCTGATATTCCCACACTAGCGCGATTTGTTCGCATTTTAATAGCATCTGTTGCGCCACTCCACGACGGCGATAATGACGACGAACCGCTAAGTTAGAGATATAAGGAAACCGCTGGTTAGTAAAAGGATTTTTTGACCGCAGCGACAATTCGACAATTCCGGCTAAGCGATCGCCTTTGACGCTACAATCGGCAGCGACTAAACAAATATGATGTCGCGTTGTTGTGCGTAATCGATTACGGAGATCTTCGTAGATTCCTAGCTTCAAGAAAGGATAAGCCCAGCCGAGAACACCCTCCTGCGAGTGAAAGCTGTCGGCTAGAATGTCAGTCAAACCTGGTACGTCTTCAATTTGCGCCGCACGAATTTCAAATTGGCAATTTTGGTCAGAAGTAAAGTTTGCTGGTAAATGCAAGTTAGTTGAAATTGTCAAAAATCATAGTAAAACGCTATCGCTCATTATCGTAATCGATGCATGGGGCTAACGTCAGGGTTGGTAATGTGTATAAGGTGTAATACGGATAACTGCGACGGGTGGTGACTCAAGTTGACTTGCGGGCGCAGGTAACATTTCACCGCGAAAGTCGAGTATTTGGACAATGACAAGATAGGCGATCGCTAAAATTAGAGAAATTGCACCTGCGATCATCGCAATGATTTTTGAGCGGTTCATGGGCTGTAATTATAGTAGAGGTTAGAGGGGCAAGGCACTGCCTTGCTCGTTCAGATGTGGCACAATTTGAAATCAATCATCTCAATATCGAATTCGCGGGTCAATATAAGCATTCAAAATATCGATCGCAATACTCGCAATCACCACTAAAACGGCAAAAAACACGAGTATACCTTGCACTGTTGGATAATCGCGCAGCGAAATAGCGTCGTAAAGTCGATTCGCAAGTCCAGGCCAAGAAAATGTTACCTCAGTTAAAATCGCCCCGCCAAGCAACGATGCAAACGTCAGTCCCAAAATTGTAATCACGGGAATCATCGCATTTTTCAGCGCATGGGCGACTAAAATACGCCTTTCAGGAATTCCTCGCGCGCGCGCGGCTTCTACATAATCTGCACGCAGCGTTTGCTTGAGATTGACGCGCACGATTCGCTCAAAAATACCGCTTAAAAGCAAACCCAATGTCAAACTCGGCAAGAAAAGATAATACAGCGCGGTGAAGAAACTTGTTAAATCTCCCGCAAGCAGGCTATCAATGGTATACAACCCTGTAGGACCTGGGGGCGGAAACAAAGAAGCCGGAAAGCGATCGCCAATGGGGAACCAGCCTAGCTGTACTGCAAATAGCAATTGCATTAGCATTCCCATCCAAAACATGGGTAGCGCATAGGTAATAATGCCAAACAAGCGTCCGCTAACATCAAGCCAAGAGTTAGGACGCGACGCTGCTAGCATCCCTACTGTAATGCCAATCAACAGCGCGATCGCCATACTACACACCGCCAGTTCCGCTGTCGCGGGAAAATGTCGTCCAATCGTATCCCAGACAGCTTCGCCTTGACTCGTTAGCGAAGAACCCAAATCAAAGCGAAGTAAGCTGCCAAGATAACGCAAATACTGCACCCACAATGGATCGGCTAATCCTAAGCGCTGGCGATATTCTTCCTTCACACTCTCTGGGGCGCGACTTCCTAGCACCGCGTCTACGGGATCGCCAATCGTTGATTGTAGTAACCAGGGAAGTACTCGCAGCAGAAAAAACACCACTGTCACAATCGTCCAGATCATCAGTGGTGCAAGCAGCAACCGCGCCAGAATGTAATACTGAAGTGCTTTGATACGAGACATGAGGAAGGGGTCGGGGGTCAGAGGTCGGAGGTCAGGGAGTTAAAGAAGCAGAGGAAGCAGGGGTGCAAAGGCGCAGGGGAGAATTTTTTTCTATCTATTCACAACGCATAACTAGCCACTAGCCACTGGCTCCTTTTGCGATATCCCATAAAGGAAGTTTGAGGATCGGGTCTACTTGTAAGCCTTGAATCGTTTGTTGACCGAAAGCATAATCCTTGTTTTGGACTAAAGGAATTGCGGGGACATCTTGGGCGATCAAGTCTTGAATTTGAGCGAAGAGTGCGGCACGGGTTTGGGGATTTTGTTCTTGGCGTTGTTGTTCGATCAGTTGATTCATGCGATCGCTGTAATAAAATAACCCTTGGCTTTGACTTGCACCTTGCTCGCATCCAGCAGTTGCATTACCTTGCGTACAACTCAAAAATGGGTGAATGTAGTTATCCGCATCGCCAAAGTCAGGATACCAGTCGAGTAAAACGGCTTGATAGACTCCCTTCGAGATATTGGCGAAAAATGTTGCTCCTTCTTCAGCTTTCGTTTGAATTTGTACAGCACCATCAAGTCGCTGCGAACCGTACTCTTGTAGCGTACTCGCCACTTGTTCGCGGGTTAGCGAATAGGCTGGATACGCAATTTCTAAAGTTAAAGGATTCGCACTTGTGTAACCTGCTTGAGCTAATAAGGCTTTTGCCTGTTCGACGTTTCCATCGCCATAAGTTGTTTGAAAAACTGGCTTGTAGCTATCGAATGTATTAGGAATCATGCTGTACAGCGGTTCGGCTTGCTGTTGATAAACGCGCTGCGTAATTAGTGGACGGTCAATCATTGCCGCGATCGCGCGTCGCACTACCGGATTATCTAATGGTTGTTGCTTGACATTTAAACCTAAATGTGTAACAACGTTGCTTTTTTCTTCTAGTGCCTGCCAACCGTTAGACTGCGCTTGCTGTTTCAAACTCTGCACTTGTTCTGGGTCAAAGGTTTGATACGCGATATCGACTTGACCTGTACGGAAAGAATTAAATAAGTTGGCAGAACTTGATAGAATCTGAAAGTCAATGCCTTGATTTGCTGGTTTTTCGCCCCAGTATTTATCAAACACATCCATCCGAATCAAATTCGGCGTGAACTGCACTAACCGATAGGGACCTGTTCCCACAAATTCTCGCGGTTTAAATTTTCCTGTGCCAATTTCATACGCTTGCGGCGATACGGCGCACAATCCCGAAAACGCGAGTAACGAAGGAAACGCCGCAAAAGCATTTTTGAGCCGAATTGTCAGTTCGTATTCTCCTGACGCTTGCACCGAATCGACGACATCTGATAATAAAGATGCGGGTTTCCCGCCGTTTTGAATAAAACGATTGAGCGAAAACGCCATTGCTTCGGCATTAAAGGCAGTACCATCATGGAACACAACTCCTTGACGTACAGGAATTGTGTACGTTAACCCGTCTGCACTCACTTGCGGTAAAGCTGTTGCGAGTTGAGGCACTAATTCACCCGTACCAACGGCGTATGTGTACAGGCGATCGCTCAAGCTCGTCATAATATTAGAACCCGCAAGTTCATAATTATCTGCGGGATCGAGAGTACGTGGTCTAAGGGTTGTACCGACAACCAAGCGGGTACTATTACCTGCACTTGTTGTACTAACAGCTGATGTTGTGCCTGGTGGACGATTGTTACAACTCACAACCAAAAGGCAACACAACAGCGACAAGCCGATAAATTTTCCTAACGACCACAAGCGCCTGCGAGATACCAACCAATTCATAACGTTCGACTATCCTAGAGCAACCATTAGCTATGAGTCGCAAGCTGTTACTTGGTTCCCCAATCGGATAAGCTAACGGCTAGTAACTAAATTGAATAGTATAGCGGAAATGATTTGGCATCTTTGGGTTTGACA
This window contains:
- a CDS encoding ABC transporter permease; the encoded protein is MSRIKALQYYILARLLLAPLMIWTIVTVVFFLLRVLPWLLQSTIGDPVDAVLGSRAPESVKEEYRQRLGLADPLWVQYLRYLGSLLRFDLGSSLTSQGEAVWDTIGRHFPATAELAVCSMAIALLIGITVGMLAASRPNSWLDVSGRLFGIITYALPMFWMGMLMQLLFAVQLGWFPIGDRFPASLFPPPGPTGLYTIDSLLAGDLTSFFTALYYLFLPSLTLGLLLSGIFERIVRVNLKQTLRADYVEAARARGIPERRILVAHALKNAMIPVITILGLTFASLLGGAILTEVTFSWPGLANRLYDAISLRDYPTVQGILVFFAVLVVIASIAIDILNAYIDPRIRY
- a CDS encoding GNAT family N-acetyltransferase, translating into MTISTNLHLPANFTSDQNCQFEIRAAQIEDVPGLTDILADSFHSQEGVLGWAYPFLKLGIYEDLRNRLRTTTRHHICLVAADCSVKGDRLAGIVELSLRSKNPFTNQRFPYISNLAVRRHYRRRGVAQQMLLKCEQIALVWEYQDLYLHVLENNHQARQLYCKLGYQLEQVDFNWSTWLLGRPRQILLHKQLEAGCMR
- a CDS encoding ABC transporter substrate-binding protein, whose amino-acid sequence is MNWLVSRRRLWSLGKFIGLSLLCCLLVVSCNNRPPGTTSAVSTTSAGNSTRLVVGTTLRPRTLDPADNYELAGSNIMTSLSDRLYTYAVGTGELVPQLATALPQVSADGLTYTIPVRQGVVFHDGTAFNAEAMAFSLNRFIQNGGKPASLLSDVVDSVQASGEYELTIRLKNAFAAFPSLLAFSGLCAVSPQAYEIGTGKFKPREFVGTGPYRLVQFTPNLIRMDVFDKYWGEKPANQGIDFQILSSSANLFNSFRTGQVDIAYQTFDPEQVQSLKQQAQSNGWQALEEKSNVVTHLGLNVKQQPLDNPVVRRAIAAMIDRPLITQRVYQQQAEPLYSMIPNTFDSYKPVFQTTYGDGNVEQAKALLAQAGYTSANPLTLEIAYPAYSLTREQVASTLQEYGSQRLDGAVQIQTKAEEGATFFANISKGVYQAVLLDWYPDFGDADNYIHPFLSCTQGNATAGCEQGASQSQGLFYYSDRMNQLIEQQRQEQNPQTRAALFAQIQDLIAQDVPAIPLVQNKDYAFGQQTIQGLQVDPILKLPLWDIAKGASG